A single genomic interval of Stieleria maiorica harbors:
- a CDS encoding pilus assembly FimT family protein gives MMFIEESDRTTEQRRGFTLLELLLVLAIMSVLASIAIPQVAWLLGDRRIVRGAKLIREELILARVDAMRQGRILMVDAMLESGQLRVQPYFSMADSVNAIDQTGTQSAMLSGAEQGQFVPVVQDESEIRQLELPDDVVVKSVSVVSAARAMEIQQATISNQAEGYSQPILFYPDGTTSTAAVVLSHPEHGQITVKLRGITGDVTLSEVGPNQ, from the coding sequence ATGATGTTCATTGAAGAGAGTGATCGCACGACAGAACAACGACGCGGCTTTACGCTGCTGGAGTTGTTGTTGGTACTGGCGATCATGTCGGTACTCGCGTCGATCGCGATCCCGCAAGTCGCCTGGCTGTTGGGCGACCGCCGAATCGTTCGCGGCGCAAAATTGATCCGCGAAGAACTGATCCTCGCTCGCGTCGATGCGATGCGGCAAGGCCGGATCCTGATGGTCGATGCGATGCTGGAATCCGGACAGCTCCGCGTGCAACCATACTTCTCGATGGCCGACTCGGTTAACGCGATCGACCAAACGGGAACGCAATCGGCGATGTTGTCCGGAGCCGAGCAGGGACAATTCGTCCCCGTGGTCCAAGACGAATCGGAAATCCGTCAGTTGGAATTGCCCGACGATGTGGTGGTGAAAAGCGTGTCGGTCGTCTCGGCGGCCCGCGCGATGGAAATCCAGCAAGCGACGATCAGTAACCAGGCCGAAGGCTACAGCCAACCGATTCTGTTTTACCCCGACGGAACAACCAGCACCGCCGCCGTCGTGCTGTCCCATCCCGAACACGGCCAGATCACCGTCAAGCTGCGTGGGATCACCGGTGACGTCACGCTCAGCGAAGTGGGGCCGAATCAATGA
- a CDS encoding type II secretion system protein has protein sequence MMPSRLLTGERRPRRCRLAFSLLEMLLALAILGSSLAILAQIAGTGVSAAREARALATARMICQSKLSELLLNMQAGQTPTTIIEAAAESFDSASTESYVYSVEVLPGQLDGLLSLRVSVIARAGDGSEQLAAFALDRWVIDPALGLEEAEAEEEALREEIASGGEEPIT, from the coding sequence ATGATGCCGTCTAGATTGCTGACTGGCGAACGTCGACCGCGACGATGCCGGCTTGCGTTCTCGTTGCTGGAAATGCTGCTGGCGTTGGCTATTTTGGGCAGCAGTTTGGCGATCTTGGCACAAATCGCCGGAACCGGAGTCAGCGCCGCCCGCGAGGCCCGGGCGCTGGCGACGGCCAGGATGATCTGCCAATCGAAACTCAGCGAATTGTTGTTGAACATGCAGGCCGGCCAAACACCGACGACGATCATCGAGGCTGCGGCCGAGTCGTTCGATAGCGCCTCGACAGAATCCTACGTCTATTCCGTTGAAGTCTTGCCGGGCCAACTGGACGGCCTGCTTTCTCTCCGTGTCAGCGTCATCGCACGCGCCGGCGACGGCAGTGAACAACTCGCCGCGTTCGCGCTCGACCGTTGGGTGATCGATCCCGCGCTGGGGCTGGAAGAGGCAGAGGCGGAAGAAGAGGCGTTGCGTGAGGAAATCGCCAGCGGCGGCGAGGAACCGATCACATGA
- a CDS encoding prepilin-type N-terminal cleavage/methylation domain-containing protein gives MIFNHIALTAADPSQLTKHRRRRRGFTLLELFLTLSLAVVLMTLVNAAFRFYAVEMDSSDQDMRRTMLASAVMQMIEDDLRASLHPVPLDTSALETLLASTASSATGGGNTGGDPGAAEAAGMDDPALEEEVATSVSGVAVLQTPGLIGDQYQLQIDTSRLPRLEEYTVLMDVDPGNLADLPSDLKTVTYYVQASDAVGVDDPLAKLDASASTGGGLVRRVLDRSATTFASTSGNLSALGQTGELLAPEVTGIEFSYWDGVTWQIEWNSDELGELPLAVKIQMSMLDPLVPEGEQEPRLFSHVVRLPMAKPIEEEEEDDLSGAGL, from the coding sequence ATGATATTCAATCACATCGCACTCACGGCGGCTGATCCGTCACAATTGACGAAACATCGCCGACGCCGACGCGGTTTTACCTTGCTGGAACTGTTTCTGACGCTCTCGTTGGCCGTCGTGCTGATGACCCTGGTCAATGCCGCGTTTCGGTTCTATGCCGTCGAAATGGATTCTAGCGATCAAGACATGCGGCGAACGATGTTGGCATCGGCGGTGATGCAAATGATCGAAGACGACCTGCGGGCATCGCTTCATCCGGTCCCGTTGGACACCAGCGCGCTGGAAACCCTGTTGGCCAGCACCGCGTCATCCGCCACCGGCGGCGGCAACACCGGCGGTGACCCCGGTGCCGCCGAAGCAGCCGGCATGGATGATCCGGCACTGGAGGAAGAAGTCGCCACGTCGGTCTCTGGCGTCGCAGTGCTGCAAACCCCCGGTTTGATCGGAGACCAGTATCAGCTGCAAATCGATACGAGCCGGCTGCCGCGTCTGGAAGAGTACACGGTGTTGATGGACGTGGACCCAGGCAACTTGGCCGATTTGCCCAGCGATCTGAAAACCGTGACCTATTACGTCCAAGCGTCCGATGCCGTTGGGGTCGATGACCCACTGGCCAAGTTGGACGCCTCCGCGTCGACCGGCGGCGGCTTGGTCCGTCGCGTGTTGGATCGCTCGGCAACCACCTTCGCATCGACCTCGGGCAACCTCTCGGCACTCGGGCAAACCGGCGAATTGCTCGCCCCGGAAGTCACCGGCATCGAGTTTTCTTACTGGGACGGCGTGACCTGGCAAATCGAATGGAACAGCGATGAACTCGGTGAGCTTCCCTTGGCGGTGAAAATCCAAATGTCGATGTTGGATCCATTGGTCCCCGAGGGCGAACAAGAGCCGCGACTGTTTTCGCACGTCGTCCGACTGCCGATGGCCAAACCAATCGAAGAAGAAGAGGAAGACGATCTCTCGGGGGCCGGTCTGTGA
- a CDS encoding type II secretion system minor pseudopilin, translated as MTSTFDSLAKRDSLAKRAPRARRGFFLVLVLLVVVVATLSVYSFTGVMVAYDDAAYLSGDLVRARVAADSGAEAIRLILAQPKLMRDEMGGVYNNPNLFQAVAVSNQDPANVCDFAVPAPDLNENGMLSGIRFGLQDESARLNLNTLTVLDENSDGLMAALSLMSEEDAAGELPDSIATALLLALPGMTEEIADSILDWLDEDDEARPYGAELEYYSGLPTPYEPTNGPINSVEELLLVAGMTPTLLFGADTNRNGMLDPDEQQRFNVSVDTPGALGLAAYFTIHGQEANRQRDGSFRVNINSDDLEILYEDLNEVLGDEVYASFICAYRMSGAPSASVAAAPGGGAAPGGDTQTQTGSDGGVWTADLMESFDLSAGGSIQFNQVLDLIDATVTVGGGDNAVTYRSPFDLLTAGVYLPLIMDKLVTSDTPAMPGRINVNECPAELLYGIPFLTEEQVGAILEARGSESDDENRLYETWLMVEGIVTLSEMRNLVPLLTGGGDVYRAQIVGYFESTGLAHRQEVIIDATTVNPKIVSYRDLSHLGRAFDVSVLGIRNVAAVSGDQPASPQ; from the coding sequence GTGACGTCAACCTTTGATTCACTGGCGAAGCGGGATTCACTGGCGAAACGAGCGCCGCGAGCGCGGCGTGGTTTTTTCTTGGTGTTGGTCTTGTTGGTCGTCGTCGTCGCCACGCTGTCGGTTTACTCCTTTACCGGCGTGATGGTGGCCTACGACGACGCAGCGTATCTGTCCGGCGATCTGGTCCGGGCACGGGTGGCAGCCGACTCGGGCGCCGAGGCGATTCGTTTGATCTTGGCCCAGCCAAAATTGATGCGCGACGAAATGGGTGGCGTGTACAACAATCCCAACTTGTTTCAGGCGGTGGCGGTTTCCAACCAAGACCCGGCCAACGTCTGTGACTTCGCTGTCCCCGCGCCGGATCTGAACGAAAACGGCATGCTCAGCGGAATCCGGTTCGGGCTGCAAGACGAATCGGCGCGGTTGAACTTGAACACGCTGACGGTTCTGGACGAGAACTCCGACGGCTTGATGGCGGCGCTCAGTTTGATGTCCGAGGAGGACGCCGCCGGGGAGTTGCCCGACAGCATCGCCACCGCACTGCTGTTGGCGTTGCCGGGGATGACCGAGGAGATCGCCGACTCAATCCTGGACTGGTTGGATGAGGACGACGAGGCCCGGCCGTACGGTGCGGAACTGGAGTATTACAGCGGTCTGCCCACCCCGTATGAACCGACCAATGGTCCGATCAACAGCGTCGAAGAATTGCTGTTGGTCGCCGGCATGACCCCGACACTGCTGTTCGGCGCCGACACCAACCGAAACGGGATGCTGGACCCGGACGAACAACAACGCTTTAACGTCAGCGTCGACACACCCGGCGCGCTCGGGCTGGCAGCGTACTTCACCATCCACGGCCAGGAAGCCAACCGGCAGCGCGACGGATCATTCCGCGTGAACATCAACTCGGACGATCTGGAAATCCTGTATGAGGATTTGAACGAGGTGCTCGGTGACGAGGTCTACGCCAGTTTCATTTGTGCCTACCGAATGTCCGGCGCGCCGTCGGCTTCGGTGGCTGCTGCCCCTGGCGGGGGCGCTGCTCCCGGTGGCGACACGCAAACACAGACGGGATCCGACGGCGGTGTTTGGACGGCAGACCTGATGGAAAGTTTTGACTTGTCGGCCGGCGGAAGCATCCAGTTCAACCAGGTGTTGGATCTGATCGACGCCACGGTCACGGTCGGAGGAGGCGACAACGCGGTCACCTATCGCAGCCCGTTTGATCTGTTGACCGCGGGCGTCTATCTGCCGTTGATCATGGACAAACTGGTCACCAGCGATACGCCGGCGATGCCCGGCCGGATCAACGTCAATGAATGTCCCGCCGAACTGCTGTATGGCATACCGTTTTTGACCGAAGAGCAAGTCGGTGCGATCCTGGAAGCCCGCGGATCCGAATCGGACGACGAAAACCGGCTTTATGAAACGTGGTTGATGGTCGAAGGCATCGTGACGCTGTCGGAAATGAGAAACCTGGTGCCGCTGTTGACCGGCGGCGGCGACGTCTACCGGGCTCAAATCGTCGGCTACTTCGAATCGACCGGACTGGCCCACCGCCAAGAAGTGATCATCGACGCAACCACCGTGAATCCCAAAATCGTCTCCTACCGCGACCTCAGCCATCTCGGTCGGGCGTTTGACGTCTCCGTCCTGGGCATCCGAAACGTTGCCGCGGTCAGCGGCGATCAACCGGCCTCCCCACAATAA
- the pilM gene encoding type IV pilus biogenesis protein PilM, translating to MPKRIALDYDSRELRIVVANCSGSKVQVTDAQVIPIPENGSVSEKLRGYISGQGLQKTETLVAIGRGKAELRELQLPPVPEDELPDMVRFQAIRSFASASERAIVDFLVTRRTNENNTLIAAAVAPAEMDKVRELCNTSELLPKRIALRPLTAASLYLRTQKQPPICVMIDLLTDDAEIVIARDGKVIFVRTVRLPSEERHRSGAIASELHRTMVACGETSTPDRIVVWGTGTVHAGDIAAIKNTINCDDVQAVNPFDLVGLQIDREALPEHVGRLAPLVGLLASDETAPETLIDFLNPRKKPEVEPDRVRRILVIAGPIAAVFLVGFFIYRQFAEWDRKIAGATNEVNLLLPSSEAADESIARTEAIDQFLDADVNWLDEIRRLAEKAPPSDKMIVRNISGTANIRGGGGTLRVVGAVTEPGVIDELEASLRDETHGVVGKGSQEQKDQDAYAWTFTESIAVAGETIRNTRYSRMAEQMQQAESAADAAETEPSTDSAPADEMPEEESSEQDSPENATESAEVEA from the coding sequence ATGCCTAAACGAATAGCCCTCGACTATGACAGCCGCGAATTGCGGATTGTCGTCGCCAACTGCAGCGGTTCCAAAGTGCAGGTGACCGATGCCCAGGTCATTCCGATCCCCGAAAACGGTTCGGTGTCGGAAAAGCTGCGCGGCTACATCTCCGGCCAGGGGCTGCAAAAAACGGAAACCCTGGTGGCGATCGGCCGCGGCAAGGCGGAGTTGCGAGAATTGCAACTGCCGCCGGTGCCGGAGGACGAGCTTCCGGACATGGTGCGATTCCAGGCCATCCGCAGTTTTGCCTCGGCCAGCGAGCGTGCGATCGTCGACTTCTTGGTGACGCGTCGCACCAACGAAAACAACACGTTGATCGCCGCGGCCGTCGCACCGGCGGAAATGGACAAGGTTCGCGAGCTTTGTAACACGTCGGAATTGTTGCCCAAACGGATCGCGCTGCGTCCGTTGACGGCCGCATCGCTGTACCTGCGAACTCAGAAACAGCCTCCGATCTGTGTGATGATCGACTTGCTGACCGACGATGCCGAAATCGTGATCGCCCGCGACGGCAAAGTGATCTTCGTCCGAACGGTACGGCTGCCATCGGAGGAACGACATCGCAGCGGCGCGATCGCCAGCGAATTGCACCGCACGATGGTGGCCTGTGGCGAAACCTCCACTCCGGATCGCATCGTGGTCTGGGGGACGGGCACCGTTCATGCCGGCGACATCGCGGCGATCAAAAACACGATCAATTGCGACGACGTTCAGGCGGTCAATCCGTTTGATCTGGTCGGATTGCAGATCGATCGCGAGGCGCTGCCCGAACACGTCGGGCGGCTCGCGCCGCTGGTCGGATTACTCGCCAGTGACGAAACGGCTCCGGAAACCCTGATCGATTTCCTGAACCCACGCAAAAAACCGGAAGTCGAACCGGATCGCGTGCGACGTATCCTGGTGATCGCCGGCCCGATCGCCGCGGTCTTCCTGGTCGGTTTCTTCATCTACCGTCAGTTCGCCGAGTGGGATCGCAAGATCGCAGGTGCGACCAACGAAGTCAATTTGTTGCTGCCTTCGTCCGAAGCGGCCGATGAGAGCATCGCACGAACCGAGGCCATCGACCAATTCCTCGACGCAGACGTCAACTGGCTCGATGAGATCCGGCGTTTGGCCGAAAAGGCGCCGCCGAGCGACAAGATGATCGTCCGTAACATCTCGGGGACCGCCAACATTCGTGGCGGTGGCGGCACCCTGCGTGTCGTCGGCGCGGTGACCGAGCCGGGGGTCATCGACGAATTGGAAGCATCACTCCGCGATGAAACGCACGGTGTCGTCGGCAAGGGATCACAGGAACAGAAGGACCAAGACGCTTATGCATGGACCTTTACCGAATCCATAGCCGTCGCCGGGGAAACCATCCGCAACACACGGTACTCGCGGATGGCAGAACAAATGCAGCAAGCCGAATCTGCAGCCGATGCCGCCGAAACAGAACCGTCTACCGATTCGGCTCCGGCAGACGAAATGCCCGAAGAAGAATCTTCTGAACAGGATTCACCTGAAAACGCCACCGAATCGGCGGAGGTCGAAGCATGA
- a CDS encoding cadherin repeat domain-containing protein: protein MNQRERVLAILVGGLFVLGLGQWGFTKYKTAIKQRRSQYESLQERQVQLAEKRNQGALADRQMGEYLVRSVSSDVERARSDYQSWLFDVVENHNIQDAKIESGRTEPGDLYQKMTFLLTGRAEAPKIFDFVHEIQSKDYLHRIREFDLKPSKTESGFTISMTIEVASLRNAPVDAKTPETKAWRVDPDSLAYSDPILNRNLFEPPNRAPTYDGSKTIEVTKGRSESVSLVFKDAEQHRLSYELVDPPENISIDQRSGTLRVSSEELTEFDVTVRATDSGYPKRTVEETLLVKVVDPPPPPPPEKPPLEFDDAKQTYLTGLVQGADDWTAWMNVRTRGTTLKLRVGDEFEIGSVRGVVDSIDADSVKIKIGDKTITLTSGGTLKSAVDSVE from the coding sequence ATGAACCAACGTGAACGAGTACTAGCGATTCTGGTCGGCGGGCTTTTCGTCCTCGGTCTCGGCCAATGGGGATTCACCAAGTACAAGACCGCGATCAAGCAGCGACGATCGCAATACGAATCGCTGCAGGAACGTCAGGTTCAACTTGCCGAAAAACGCAACCAAGGGGCACTGGCCGATCGCCAGATGGGCGAGTACCTGGTGCGATCGGTCTCCAGTGATGTCGAGCGTGCCCGCAGTGATTACCAGAGCTGGTTGTTCGATGTGGTGGAAAATCACAACATCCAAGACGCCAAAATTGAAAGTGGACGAACGGAACCCGGCGACCTCTATCAAAAGATGACGTTTTTGCTGACCGGACGTGCCGAGGCACCGAAGATTTTCGACTTCGTACACGAGATTCAGTCCAAGGATTACCTTCACCGAATCCGCGAATTCGACCTCAAACCGTCGAAGACCGAATCGGGGTTCACGATCAGCATGACCATCGAAGTCGCCTCATTGAGGAATGCGCCGGTCGACGCCAAGACCCCCGAGACCAAAGCCTGGCGTGTCGATCCCGATTCGTTGGCCTACAGCGACCCGATCTTAAACCGCAACCTATTCGAACCGCCCAACCGCGCGCCGACCTACGACGGCAGCAAGACGATCGAAGTGACCAAGGGCCGCAGCGAATCCGTCTCGCTGGTCTTCAAAGACGCCGAACAGCATCGATTGTCGTATGAGTTGGTCGATCCGCCGGAAAACATCTCGATCGACCAACGAAGCGGAACGCTGCGCGTCAGTTCCGAAGAGTTGACGGAGTTTGACGTCACCGTTCGCGCCACCGATAGCGGCTATCCCAAGCGAACGGTGGAAGAGACGTTGCTGGTCAAGGTGGTCGATCCTCCACCGCCGCCGCCACCGGAAAAGCCGCCGCTGGAGTTTGACGATGCAAAACAGACGTACCTGACCGGATTGGTGCAGGGGGCCGACGACTGGACGGCCTGGATGAACGTCCGCACCCGCGGCACGACACTCAAGCTGCGCGTCGGCGACGAGTTCGAAATCGGCAGCGTGCGTGGCGTCGTCGATTCGATCGACGCCGACAGCGTCAAAATCAAGATCGGCGACAAGACCATCACCCTGACCAGCGGCGGAACCCTCAAATCCGCCGTCGATTCGGTCGAGTGA
- a CDS encoding sigma 54-interacting transcriptional regulator, whose product MSDSSTTLPPHGDDSASGSLSMNGGAARNHDLESPVGGIDGGYLVTQSAGRWSDVFRLSAPGQVILGRSSTNDIAIRSERASRQHARVWSSPDGWMIEDLGSRNGTSVSGRRIDSPTKLADGDKIEIAGYSLQFVHQIQSAEGPVASPLPAGATEDHLTLAMEAASITDRRAKSEYLHSDLFETKPFRAGLKDGLAQTETARATLLQLAFELAGAESAAQAIELVLDRLAASIPFRSAGAFVVKSQSQKQAGHVAAADSSNLVLVATRHSNQSALGSSSYRRPADTAIASVIGPDGQAILARNVAGDRTLATENSRGEIDAVSMILAPVKDREGNVLGMLHLLTTDKETVFSPRDLEFVLAVAEILAESLRNLRVRGKLDRSLRRSQRQIQTLQKQIGGKVQIVGQSDAVRDIIEKISLVAPTNATVLVRGESGVGKELVASAIHHASGRASAPLVCMNCAALSPSLLESELFGHEKGAFTGATDRKQGKFEAADGGTLMLDEIGEMDAEIQAKFLRVLEGHPFERVGGQSPIKVDVRVVAATNRDLQAMVADGKFRQDLFYRLHVVEILVPPLRSRGSDILLLAEHFLAQFNEQMGRRITTITEPARRMLLDYRWPGNIRELRNVIERAVVLNAGSTIDAEHLLLTPAMSAGNGGADSAVASSPVEISLADLERSHIERVLRHTDGNKSRAASILGIERSTLDRKLKKFNRYS is encoded by the coding sequence TTGAGTGACAGCAGCACGACCTTGCCGCCGCACGGCGACGATTCCGCCTCCGGCAGCCTGTCGATGAACGGGGGGGCGGCACGAAACCACGATCTGGAAAGCCCCGTCGGTGGCATTGATGGCGGGTACCTGGTGACTCAATCCGCCGGCCGCTGGAGTGATGTTTTTCGGCTTTCCGCGCCCGGACAAGTCATCCTGGGACGCTCCAGCACCAACGACATCGCGATCCGCAGCGAACGGGCGAGCCGTCAACACGCGCGCGTCTGGTCGTCCCCCGATGGCTGGATGATCGAGGACTTGGGCAGCCGCAACGGCACGTCCGTTTCCGGGCGTCGGATCGATTCGCCGACCAAGCTGGCTGACGGCGACAAGATCGAAATCGCCGGATACTCCCTCCAGTTCGTGCACCAAATCCAATCGGCCGAGGGGCCCGTCGCCTCGCCGCTGCCGGCCGGCGCGACCGAGGACCACTTGACGTTGGCGATGGAGGCGGCGTCGATCACCGATCGTCGTGCCAAAAGTGAATACCTGCACAGCGATCTGTTTGAAACCAAGCCGTTTCGCGCCGGGCTGAAGGACGGTTTGGCACAGACCGAAACGGCGCGGGCGACGCTGTTGCAGTTGGCGTTCGAACTGGCCGGTGCCGAGTCGGCCGCCCAAGCGATCGAATTGGTCCTGGATCGCCTTGCCGCCTCGATCCCCTTTCGCAGCGCCGGTGCCTTCGTCGTCAAATCACAATCGCAGAAACAGGCCGGCCATGTTGCGGCTGCCGATTCCTCGAACCTAGTTTTGGTGGCCACGCGTCATTCGAACCAATCGGCGTTGGGATCGAGCAGCTACCGGCGTCCGGCGGACACGGCGATCGCCAGCGTGATCGGGCCGGACGGGCAAGCGATTTTGGCCCGGAACGTCGCCGGCGACCGAACGTTAGCGACCGAAAACAGTCGCGGTGAAATCGATGCGGTCAGCATGATCTTGGCTCCGGTCAAAGATCGCGAAGGAAACGTGCTGGGCATGTTGCACCTGCTGACGACCGACAAAGAGACCGTGTTTTCGCCACGTGATCTGGAATTTGTGTTGGCGGTCGCCGAGATCTTGGCCGAGTCGCTGCGCAATTTGCGTGTCCGCGGAAAACTGGATCGTTCGCTCCGTCGATCCCAACGCCAAATCCAGACGTTGCAAAAACAGATCGGCGGCAAAGTCCAGATCGTCGGTCAAAGCGATGCCGTCCGCGACATCATCGAAAAGATCTCCCTGGTCGCTCCCACCAACGCGACGGTGTTGGTGCGAGGCGAATCCGGGGTCGGTAAGGAATTGGTGGCCTCGGCGATCCACCATGCCAGCGGGCGCGCGTCGGCGCCGCTGGTTTGCATGAACTGTGCGGCGTTATCGCCCTCCTTGCTGGAAAGCGAATTGTTCGGGCACGAGAAAGGTGCCTTCACCGGCGCGACCGACCGCAAGCAGGGTAAATTCGAAGCGGCCGACGGTGGCACGTTGATGTTGGACGAAATCGGAGAGATGGATGCGGAAATCCAAGCCAAGTTCTTGCGGGTGCTGGAAGGCCATCCGTTTGAACGCGTCGGTGGGCAAAGTCCGATCAAAGTCGACGTGCGGGTGGTCGCGGCGACCAATCGTGATTTGCAAGCGATGGTGGCCGACGGCAAGTTCCGCCAAGACCTGTTCTATCGCTTGCACGTGGTTGAAATCCTGGTGCCACCGCTACGCAGCCGGGGCAGCGATATCCTGCTGTTGGCCGAACATTTTTTGGCGCAGTTCAACGAACAGATGGGACGGCGGATCACGACGATTACCGAGCCGGCGCGACGCATGCTGTTGGATTATCGTTGGCCCGGGAACATCCGTGAATTGCGGAACGTGATCGAACGCGCGGTCGTGCTGAATGCGGGATCGACGATCGACGCCGAGCATTTGTTGCTGACACCGGCGATGTCGGCCGGCAATGGCGGAGCGGATTCGGCGGTGGCGAGTTCACCCGTGGAAATCTCATTGGCGGACCTGGAGCGTTCTCACATCGAACGCGTGCTCCGCCACACCGACGGCAACAAGAGCCGAGCCGCCTCGATCCTTGGCATCGAACGAAGCACGTTGGATCGAAAGCTCAAGAAATTCAACCGATACTCGTAG